In one Mycobacterium heckeshornense genomic region, the following are encoded:
- a CDS encoding carboxymuconolactone decarboxylase family protein — protein MDVRSELARMVALAGGPIGASVRRICAAALSLPPLPIDAAVIEEDIDDTVASFAEQFSVDVSRIDDQQRSALFSALGDKAFGAVVHIYIADFVPRVRAGLEALGVGNEYLAWVLGPVPWDHRTDPSDALFNGFLPAVARMRALDPLTSELVRLRGAAQHNCRLCKSLRETSALDAGGSESLYGDIEHFENSRQLTDRQKAALRYTDELIWSPGDISADVAAGVRNHYGEAESVELTFDVMRNASNKIAVSLGADAPRVEQGTERYEIDATGQTVFS, from the coding sequence ATGGACGTCCGCAGCGAGTTGGCTCGTATGGTCGCGCTTGCTGGTGGCCCTATCGGGGCATCAGTCCGCCGAATCTGCGCGGCAGCATTGTCGTTGCCGCCGCTGCCCATCGACGCCGCGGTGATCGAGGAGGATATTGACGACACTGTCGCGTCGTTCGCCGAACAATTCAGCGTCGACGTGTCGAGGATCGATGACCAACAGCGTTCCGCACTGTTTTCTGCGCTGGGCGATAAGGCATTTGGCGCTGTCGTGCACATCTACATCGCCGACTTCGTACCCCGGGTGCGCGCGGGTTTGGAGGCCCTCGGGGTGGGGAATGAGTATCTGGCATGGGTTTTGGGCCCAGTCCCGTGGGATCACCGCACCGATCCATCCGACGCGCTGTTCAACGGGTTTTTGCCCGCGGTGGCCCGGATGCGTGCACTCGACCCGCTGACCTCTGAGTTGGTTCGGCTGCGTGGCGCGGCGCAGCACAACTGCAGGCTGTGCAAATCGCTGCGCGAGACGTCGGCGCTGGATGCTGGCGGGTCGGAATCGCTGTACGGCGACATCGAACACTTCGAGAATTCTCGGCAACTAACCGATCGCCAGAAGGCGGCACTGCGGTATACCGATGAGCTCATCTGGTCGCCGGGTGATATCAGCGCGGACGTCGCCGCCGGGGTGCGTAACCACTATGGCGAAGCCGAATCCGTCGAGTTGACCTTCGACGTCATGCGAAATGCCAGTAACAAGATTGCCGTCTCACTGGGCGCCGATGCCCCACGGGTCGAGCAGGGCACCGAGCGGTATGAGATCGACGCCACTGGCCAGACGGTGTTCAGCTGA
- a CDS encoding TldD/PmbA family protein, with protein MTPVIDAEFVQLPRHELADAALSAATAAGASHADLRVHRIMTELIRLRDGELETAVVNREIGLAVRVIVEGTWGFASHAELAPDVAADTARRAAQVAATLAALNAERVELAAEPVYADATWVSSYQIDPFTVPVADKIAVLEDYSGRLLAADGIDHVSAALSAVKEHTFYADTFGSSITQQRVRIMPVLEAVTVDTATGGFDTMRTLAPPTARGWEAVAGDEVWNWSDELAQIPSLLAEKVKAPSVTPGPTDLVIDPTNLWLTIHESIGHATEYDRAIGYESAYAGTSFATPDKLGSLRYGSPVMNVTADRTVEFGLASVGYDDEGVAAQSWDLVRDGIFVGYQLDRVFAPRLGQPRSNGCSYADSPHHVPIQRMANVSLQPGAEDLSTDDLIGRVDDGIYIVGDKSWSIDMQRYNFQFTGQRFFRIRGGRLDGQLRDVAYQATTTDFWNSMEAVGGPSTWRLGGAFNCGKAQPGQVAPVSHGCPSALFRGVNVLNTRTEAGR; from the coding sequence GTGACACCTGTAATCGATGCCGAATTTGTGCAACTGCCGCGCCACGAGCTGGCCGACGCTGCGCTGTCGGCGGCCACAGCCGCCGGCGCCAGCCATGCCGACCTGCGGGTACACCGCATCATGACCGAGCTCATCCGGCTGCGTGATGGGGAGCTGGAGACCGCGGTCGTCAACCGCGAGATCGGCTTGGCGGTCCGGGTTATCGTCGAGGGCACCTGGGGCTTCGCCTCGCACGCGGAGCTGGCGCCGGATGTCGCGGCCGACACCGCGCGGCGGGCCGCTCAGGTCGCCGCCACCCTGGCCGCGCTGAACGCCGAGCGGGTGGAGCTGGCGGCGGAGCCGGTGTACGCCGATGCTACCTGGGTGTCGAGCTATCAGATCGATCCGTTCACGGTGCCCGTGGCTGACAAGATCGCCGTGCTGGAGGACTACTCGGGCAGGCTGCTGGCCGCTGACGGGATCGACCATGTGTCGGCCGCCCTGAGCGCGGTCAAGGAGCACACGTTCTACGCCGACACCTTCGGATCGTCGATCACCCAGCAGCGGGTGCGGATAATGCCCGTCTTGGAAGCGGTGACGGTCGACACCGCAACGGGTGGCTTCGACACCATGCGCACACTGGCGCCGCCGACGGCCCGCGGCTGGGAGGCGGTGGCCGGCGACGAGGTGTGGAACTGGAGCGACGAGCTCGCGCAGATACCGTCGCTGCTGGCCGAAAAGGTCAAGGCGCCCAGCGTGACACCGGGGCCGACCGATTTGGTGATCGACCCGACCAACCTGTGGCTGACCATTCACGAATCGATCGGGCACGCCACCGAATACGACCGCGCGATCGGTTACGAATCCGCGTACGCGGGTACGTCGTTCGCCACCCCAGATAAGCTGGGCAGCCTGCGGTACGGTTCGCCGGTGATGAATGTGACTGCCGACCGTACCGTCGAGTTTGGTTTGGCCAGCGTCGGTTACGACGACGAAGGCGTGGCCGCACAGAGCTGGGATCTGGTGCGCGACGGGATCTTTGTCGGCTATCAGCTCGATCGGGTGTTCGCGCCGCGGCTCGGGCAGCCACGGTCCAACGGCTGTTCGTATGCCGACTCGCCGCATCATGTTCCGATCCAGCGGATGGCCAACGTGTCCCTGCAGCCGGGTGCCGAGGACCTCAGCACCGACGATCTAATCGGCCGGGTCGACGACGGCATCTATATCGTCGGCGACAAATCATGGTCAATTGACATGCAGCGCTACAACTTCCAGTTCACCGGTCAGCGGTTCTTCCGTATCCGCGGCGGCCGCCTCGACGGCCAGCTGCGTGACGTCGCCTACCAGGCCACCACCACCGACTTCTGGAACTCCATGGAAGCCGTTGGCGGGCCGTCGACGTGGCGATTAGGTGGCGCCTTCAACTGCGGCAAGGCGCAGCCCGGCCAGGTGGCACCGGTCAGCCACGGCTGCCCATCGGCGCTGTTCCGCGGCGTCAACGTGCTCAACACCCGCACCGAGGCCGGCCGATGA
- a CDS encoding TldD/PmbA family protein gives MIPASRVVDLVLDAARADETIVLVTDRTEASLRWANNSMTTNGVSTSRSTTVISILREGDSAQVGSLRSTEVDPSLIPALVAASVEAARSAPKARDAAPLLPGSGAPDDWDSPVPVTEAEVFAGIADSLSRGFRGADQLYGFAHHMVETTLLASSAGLRRRYTQPTGSVEINAKRDAASAWAGVGTPDFANVPMDLLLEQLSTRLGWAARTVELPAGRYETIMPPSTVADMMIYMAWTMSGRGAQEGRTAFSAPGGGTRVGERLTDLPLTLYSDPLAPGLACSPFVATSASSETVSVFDNGMDIERVDWIRDGVINALAYPRAVAAEFGAPVAVAADNLLMTGGSAALDEMVASTERGLLLTTLWYIREVDPTTLLLTGLTRDGVYLVEDGAVTGAVNNFRFNESPLDLLRRATQAGVSEVTLPREWGDWATRAAMPSLRIPDFHMSSVSQAQ, from the coding sequence ATGATCCCCGCCTCCCGGGTTGTCGACCTGGTGCTGGATGCCGCCCGCGCCGACGAGACCATCGTCTTGGTCACCGACCGCACCGAGGCGTCACTGCGTTGGGCGAACAACTCGATGACCACCAACGGGGTGTCGACCAGCCGCAGCACGACGGTGATTTCCATTCTGCGCGAGGGCGATAGCGCGCAAGTCGGCTCTCTACGATCAACGGAGGTCGACCCGTCGCTGATTCCCGCGCTGGTGGCGGCGTCGGTGGAGGCGGCTCGGTCCGCACCCAAAGCGCGCGATGCCGCACCCCTGCTCCCCGGTAGCGGTGCGCCCGACGATTGGGATTCTCCGGTGCCGGTCACCGAAGCCGAGGTGTTCGCCGGTATCGCGGACTCGTTGAGCCGGGGGTTTCGGGGCGCCGACCAGCTGTACGGGTTCGCGCATCACATGGTCGAAACGACGCTGCTGGCATCCTCGGCCGGGCTGCGCCGGCGCTACACCCAGCCGACCGGCTCGGTGGAGATCAATGCCAAACGTGACGCGGCCAGCGCGTGGGCAGGTGTCGGTACACCCGATTTCGCCAATGTGCCAATGGATTTGCTGCTCGAGCAGCTCTCTACCCGACTGGGCTGGGCAGCGCGGACCGTCGAGCTGCCCGCCGGTCGCTACGAGACGATCATGCCCCCGTCCACGGTGGCCGACATGATGATCTACATGGCGTGGACGATGAGCGGCCGGGGGGCGCAGGAAGGCCGGACCGCGTTCTCGGCGCCCGGCGGCGGCACCCGGGTGGGGGAGCGACTGACCGATCTGCCGCTGACGCTGTACTCCGATCCGCTGGCGCCCGGCCTGGCGTGTTCACCGTTCGTCGCGACGAGCGCGTCGTCCGAGACCGTGTCGGTGTTCGACAACGGGATGGATATCGAGCGGGTGGATTGGATCCGGGACGGAGTGATCAACGCGCTGGCCTACCCGCGGGCTGTCGCCGCCGAGTTCGGCGCCCCGGTCGCGGTGGCCGCCGACAACCTGCTGATGACCGGCGGCAGTGCCGCGCTGGACGAAATGGTCGCCAGCACCGAGCGCGGGTTGCTGTTGACGACGCTGTGGTACATCCGCGAGGTTGACCCGACCACACTGCTGTTGACCGGGTTGACCCGCGACGGCGTCTACCTGGTCGAGGACGGCGCAGTGACGGGCGCGGTCAACAACTTTCGGTTCAACGAGAGCCCGCTCGACTTGCTGCGCCGGGCCACCCAGGCCGGTGTCAGCGAGGTGACTCTGCCGCGGGAATGGGGCGATTGGGCCACCCGGGCAGCGATGCCGTCGCTGCGGATACCAGACTTTCACATGTCGTCGGTGAGCCAGGCGCAATAA
- a CDS encoding carbohydrate ABC transporter permease, giving the protein MTLLRAALLYVAMTLGGVITLAPFALGLLTSFTSAHQFATGGPLAWPRPFTLANYVDLGGAGFGRALAVTALMTTLIVLGQLSFSVLGAYAFAKLRFPGRDALFWVYVATLMVPTTVTVVPLYLMLAQLGLRNTFWALVLPFVFGSPYAIFLLREHFRTIPDDLVNAARLDGATTLDVIVHVVLPASRPVLVTLALITVVSQWNNFMWPLVITSGPKWRVLTVATAALQSQYNAQWTLVMAATTVAIVPLIVLFVVFQRRIARSIVVTGLK; this is encoded by the coding sequence ATGACCTTGCTTAGAGCTGCTCTCCTATATGTTGCTATGACGCTCGGCGGGGTAATCACATTGGCGCCGTTCGCGCTTGGCTTGCTGACTTCGTTCACGTCCGCGCACCAGTTCGCGACCGGCGGGCCGCTGGCGTGGCCGCGACCCTTCACCCTGGCCAACTACGTCGACCTGGGTGGTGCCGGGTTCGGCCGCGCGTTAGCCGTCACCGCACTGATGACGACGCTCATCGTGCTTGGCCAATTGAGCTTTTCGGTGTTGGGCGCTTACGCGTTCGCGAAGCTGCGGTTTCCGGGCCGGGATGCGTTGTTCTGGGTCTATGTCGCGACCTTGATGGTGCCCACCACGGTGACGGTCGTTCCGCTCTATCTGATGCTGGCCCAGCTAGGGCTGCGAAACACGTTCTGGGCGTTGGTGTTGCCATTCGTATTCGGTTCACCATACGCGATTTTCTTGCTGCGGGAGCACTTTCGCACGATTCCTGACGATTTGGTCAACGCCGCCCGCCTCGACGGCGCCACCACCCTGGACGTGATCGTCCATGTGGTGTTGCCGGCCAGTCGGCCGGTGCTGGTGACCCTGGCACTGATAACCGTCGTATCGCAGTGGAATAACTTCATGTGGCCGTTGGTGATCACCAGTGGGCCGAAGTGGCGCGTGCTGACTGTGGCCACGGCCGCACTGCAGTCCCAGTACAACGCCCAGTGGACGTTGGTGATGGCCGCGACAACCGTCGCGATCGTGCCGCTGATCGTGCTATTTGTGGTGTTTCAGCGGCGCATTGCGCGGTCGATCGTCGTTACGGGGCTGAAGTGA
- a CDS encoding carbohydrate ABC transporter permease has protein sequence MTNARRSTALGYALLAPSLFAVVAFLLLPIMVVVWLSLHRWDLLGPIEYVGLDNWRSVLTDRVFGNSLLVTLAFVAIVVPTQTVLGLLAAWMLTRGLPGSGVFRTVYVLPWICAPLAIAVLWRWILAPTDGALSALLGQRIEWLTDPGLALPVVSAVVVWTNVGYVALFFVAGILAIPAEVYAAASTDGATAWRRFRHITLPMLRPTMSFVLITGIVSAAQVFDTVYALTRGGPRGHTDLVAMRIYAEAFGSATIGRAAVMAVLLFVILVGVTVVQHLYFRRRISYDLA, from the coding sequence ATGACGAACGCACGGCGATCGACCGCGCTGGGCTACGCGCTGCTCGCCCCGAGTCTGTTCGCGGTGGTCGCGTTCCTGCTCCTGCCGATCATGGTCGTGGTCTGGCTTAGCCTGCACCGCTGGGATCTGCTGGGTCCGATCGAGTATGTCGGACTGGACAATTGGCGTTCAGTGCTGACCGATCGGGTATTCGGCAACTCGCTGCTGGTGACGCTGGCGTTCGTGGCGATCGTGGTGCCCACGCAGACCGTGCTCGGACTCCTGGCGGCCTGGATGCTCACCCGCGGATTGCCCGGCAGCGGAGTGTTTCGCACGGTCTACGTGCTGCCGTGGATTTGCGCCCCGCTCGCGATCGCAGTGTTGTGGCGATGGATCCTGGCACCCACCGACGGCGCCCTCAGCGCCCTGTTGGGACAGCGCATCGAGTGGCTCACCGATCCCGGATTGGCCCTGCCGGTGGTGTCGGCGGTGGTGGTGTGGACCAACGTCGGCTATGTCGCGTTGTTTTTTGTGGCGGGCATTCTGGCCATCCCCGCCGAGGTCTACGCCGCCGCAAGCACCGACGGTGCGACCGCATGGCGACGGTTCCGCCACATTACGTTGCCGATGCTGCGACCGACCATGTCCTTTGTGCTGATCACCGGGATCGTGAGTGCCGCGCAGGTTTTCGACACCGTATATGCCCTAACCCGTGGGGGCCCGCGAGGACACACCGATCTGGTAGCCATGCGCATCTACGCCGAGGCGTTTGGATCCGCGACGATAGGACGCGCCGCCGTCATGGCGGTGTTGTTGTTCGTCATCCTGGTTGGGGTAACGGTCGTCCAGCATCTCTATTTCAGGCGACGGATCAGCTATGACCTTGCTTAG